The Colius striatus isolate bColStr4 chromosome Z, bColStr4.1.hap1, whole genome shotgun sequence DNA window GTGACTGGTAGCTACTCGCCTCACCAAGGCAGTTGAGGAGGCTCAGGGGGTATTAATGGCTGTTTCAACCCCATCTGGTTGTTGCTGCTGTAAATAGTCAGGCAGCTGATGCTTTAACTTGTGGTTTGCAACTTGTTTGTTAGTGGGAAGATCAGTGCAGCAGAGAATAATGCCATGGCAACTGTGTGCGCTGCCTCCGAGACGTCTTCGCTTCCAGTGAAGCCTGAATTCCTGCCTTCTAATTAGAGCTGGTCCCTTCAGCTTGCTTTATAGCTGTTAATTATCTTTTCAGACCATGGCCTGGGATTTTGGGGTTGTTTCTAGCCTGATATTAACTACTCCCTGAGCTCTTTTGGGTCTAGTAGTTCTTTAGCGTAGAATCATTAGCACGGTGTCACCAATCAAAGGTCAGTCGGCACTCAGGTCTCCAGGCAGTGACACCAGGAGATGCTTAACATGTCCCTGCAGTAACCCAGGCAGGGAGTGAGTAACTGTAAGTATATTGTGTGGGAAGCAGGGCTTAATGCCctgctgcagagggctgtgtgaaCGCACTGCTGTACAGCTTCAGTCTGTATGCAAAGCTGATTGCCTCAATCCTGACTGTAAGGCATGGTGGTGTACTCATGGGAACAGTAAATAGCCAGTTCCTAACCTGGGGGTGCACAGTGTCACTGGGCTGACTTCAGTGCTCTGGTACTGTGGTACTCTCCAAATCTAATCCTGGtgatgctgcagctgtgctgggtgATCTGGGAGAGGAGGTTGCCTGGGAAGGGACTGGCAGTGGTAGCTTTCAGCTGCCTGGACTCTCTGTGCCACCTTTCTCTTGGCTGCATGGTGCCTTTTGGGTTCCTGTGTGCAGGAAGCTTGATGctagagcagagctgcagccgccccagccAGTGGCACCACGCTGGCCTCCACCCGAGGCTGCTGCCCGctcccatgcagaagcagaactTCCCTCAGACTCTTGGCTCTTGCTACAGGGGCTCTCCAGCTAGAGGTAGGGCAAACACAcaccttctcttccagctgcctTCCTCACACAGACTGTTTGTCTGGATGACACAACGGTGAAGTTCGAGATCTGGGATACAGCGGGGCAGGAGCGGTACCACAGCCTGGCCCCCATGTACTACCGAGGGGCACAGGCAGCCATCGTTGTCTACGACATCACTAACACAGTGAGTGCCAATGTAGGGTTTGGGAGGGTTTTCTGGGGAGAAGGAGGCTTCTGCACTCAGAGCTGGTGCTTCCCAGTGGCCTGGGAGAGTGTCTGTGTCCAGAGCCCCTGTAGATGCCTGCCTGCAGGTACTGAGTTTCTGGGAAACTCCTAATGGCCTCTTCCTCAGTCTGACCAAGGCTGTCTAAGCTGATAAAAGATCCTGCTACAGAGTGCTGTAGAGGCAGAACACTTCttacaggaaaaacaaacttgTTCTAATCATATCTTCGCTGTGGATTAATAAGAGGCTGCCCTTCCtgactgctgcctcctgtttgCTTCCAGGACACATTTGTACGAGCCAAGAACTGGGTGAAAGAGTTGCAGAGACAGGCTAGCCCCAATATTGTAATTGCACTAGCAGGAAACAAGGCAGACCTTGCTACCAAGAGAGCTGTGGACTTCCAGGTGAGTGGGAATTCAGATCAGTTGTTACCTGAGCAagtcaggaaagcagcttttcttttgctcAAGTGAGGGAGATGGTGGCTGCGTGCAGAATGCTTTGAGGGAGTGTGGAAGTCGagatctgtgctgctgaggaccCTGGGAAGTGAATTGTAGCTTGCCTTTCTGTGCACAGGTAGCTTTTCCACAGCACAGGTAGTTGTTGTTGGCCGCAGTTACGATGAATGTGGAAAACAAGGCCCACAGAGCACAAGCTTCTGTTTTCAGTCTCTTCTGGTGCCTCCCTCATCTGGGACTGACTTCAGCAGTGTGTGAAATGGCATCTTTTAGACACAAGACACGTAAGGAATCGTTCCCAGCTTATTCTCTACTCTTCACAGCTCTTACCTTGTCTAAGGCAGACTTTCAAGGAGAAGCTCTTATCTCAGACCTCTGCCCAGGCTTGCTTGTGATACATTTACAGTGTGTATTACTCTCCCAGCTAACCAAAGTACAAGGTGTTATGGTGCTCAGGACATACTGTGTCTACACCCGGctcacagcctgtgctgctgcagcccagcttaGCAGCTGAGTATTGCCAGTGGCACATGTCTCCCAGCTGTCCTGACCAGGCAGGctcagggggctggggaggcaaGGTCTGGCCTGGGGTGGGACAGAGGGTTTCCTTTTGGTGTTTAGTTTGCCAACAAATGAAGTGTGTGAAGCCTGCTGAGCCTCCTCTTGGCAGGATGCCTTTACCACTCTCATGTGATTGTTTGCAGGATGCACAAACATATGCAGATGACAACAGCTTGCTGTTCATGGAGACGTCGGCAAAGACAGCGATGAATGTGAATGAAATCTTCATGGCAATAGGTAACAGCTTGAGTGCAGAAGGatggctggaggagctctgagCCCCAGCAGTGTAGCCCTGCTGGAAACCATGGAAGTTCCTGTGTCAGCCAGGGTCTGGAGGCTCTTCCGGAccagtttgctttgtttttgtgaCCAGTCAGCCCTAAGTGTTGGGAGCTTTTGCCTGGCAAAGCCCACTCACTCCCTCCCTTTATCTGGAGTGGTGAGTAAGGAAAGACCAGGGTTAACAGCCAGAACTAGGAGTGGGTTTGACACCAGCAGTGTCTAATCCCAAACTCTGTGAGGGGTGAGGGAtttgggcagagcagggctgagcccaccCCTGCTCAGGTTAcagataatcatagaatggtggggttggaagggacctttagatctcatccagtccaacccccctgcagaagcaggttcacctagatcaggtcacgcaggaatgtgtccaggcaggtcctgaagcCCTCCacagaagaagcctccacaccctccctgggcaacctgggccagggctccctcactgaaatagtttggccttatgtttaaatggaactgtttgtgttccagctccatcccatcaccccttgtcctgaccctggatacaacagaaaaaaagtgctgccccaacctcctgacacccaccagtgagatcttggtcaatattaatgagctcccccctcagtctcctccagactaaacagccccagggcccacagcctttcctcagcaggaacatgctccagtgccctgagcatctcgctagccctgtgctggcctctctccagcacttccctgttcctctgcagctggggagcccacaactggacacaggactccagaaggGGCCTCAatagggcagagcagagagggagcagaacctccctggccctgctgcccacgctCGAGGCACCTGCTAACATCTCGTTTCTTTCCAGCCAAGAAACTGCCAAAAAATGAACCCCAGAATATCCCTGGTGGCCCAGGGAGGAATCGGGTGGTTGACCTTCAGGAGAGCAGCCAGCCAAGCAGGAGCCAGTGCTGCAGCAACTGAGCAGCCCCTTCCTGCCCGACGGAGCCCTTGAATGACGTGACTGGAATCCACTCTAACAATCGCACTTACCATAGAGCGGCTGCTGCCGGTGGCTGCTGTGATTTCTCCATCCCTTTCTGATCATAGGCTGGAGGGGAGTTTCTTCCACCTGCACCTTTCTGTACAAATACTAATTCAATTCTAAAGTCTTACAAGTCACTTTTTTTAAGTATATGAacttctcttccctcttcctggtGGTGGTAGTGGATGCGTG harbors:
- the RAB5C gene encoding ras-related protein Rab-5C, giving the protein MAGRGGAARPNGPAAGNKICQFKLVLLGESAVGKSSLVLRFVKGQFHEYQESTIGAAFLTQTVCLDDTTVKFEIWDTAGQERYHSLAPMYYRGAQAAIVVYDITNTDTFVRAKNWVKELQRQASPNIVIALAGNKADLATKRAVDFQDAQTYADDNSLLFMETSAKTAMNVNEIFMAIAKKLPKNEPQNIPGGPGRNRVVDLQESSQPSRSQCCSN